aaaaataggtCTGTTTGAAAgtaaagtagtcccaacattattgTGTAGATGTGAGGTATGGGATGTAGATAagactgtgaggaggaggtgggtttgttggaaataaaatgtttgaggtggtttgcttaatgaaagggtaagagagaggtgtggcagtaaagagactgtggctgagagagctgaagatgttgtgctgaaatggtttggacataaggaaaaaatgagtgatgaaaggttgacaaagagggtctttatgtaagaagtggagggaacaaggagaatggggtgactaaattggagatagaaggaaggagtgaaaaagctAAATTGGAGataaaaaggagtgaaaaagctATTGAGCATTTAGGGCCTGAGCAAGCAGGAGGGCTTTcatgaaaggcttgcatggggTAGTGTAtaggaacgatttggtatacaggggtcaatgttctgtcagtggactgaatcagggcatgtgaagcatctagggtagaccatggaaaggcctatggggcctggttgtgaatagggcgcagtggttttgaagcattacaaatgacagctagtgaatggatgtgagtggatgcagcattttcttcatctcttcctggtgGTACCTTGCAAATtcaggaaatggcagtcaagtatgaaagaagaaagaataatgagTAGCTGTATCTTGAGAACTATCATAGTTAGAGATAGCAACAGTGTCAGCCGCAAAATTATATTAGCAACTGCAGGCCTTGTTGTGTGGTCAGCTCGACCATTAATTTTCTTTGTTATCTGTTTCACATTACTCTAGAATACTGTAGTTTTACATGTATGATTTAAGACAAGTGGATATAACAAAGTTCAGATGACTGTCATGGAtgtattttttaatattttgccATGAAATATGTGAACTATTAGGCTGGATTTGAAAGACATTCAATAGTATATACCAGTTCTTAGTAGGATGGGGAAATTTTTAGCTTTTTGGATAGACAAGGGAATCTAACAGTTGAGAGTGATGCCTTTTGGGCTAAGTTCTTAACAAGTTAATATCAGCTTACTGAATCAAAGTAATGTCactaaggttgtggtgttgacttaCCTTAAAGATTTTTTAGTATAACAGATGTTAAAAATGATTCTGTCAGGCTGTCATATAGTCATTGATGTTTTTTTTCAAGAAAGCAGGTTTTATCTTAATATTGGTAAGATCTCGGATTGTAACAGATCAGAAGTTCCCGTGGTATGGAGTCAGTTACTGCTACTAAATAGGTccacttaaaaaaagacaaggctCTAGCTTATTTTTCAGTACAAGTATCTTATGTTGTTGGCCTTGGATTGTGAGTGATCTGGTGTATTTACAGTTGCagagattacattacatacagtgACATTATGTGGTGTAGTTACATTTGCAGTGAATACATTTTGCACGATGACATTATAATTTTTCAGTGACCTTATGTTCATCTCATGAATATTCAATTTTTAGACAGCAAGTATGGCATTGAAACAAAGATAATTGATGTCGACTTCACCAAAGTGGACATATATGACCGACTGCagacagagcttgggaaggtggatgttggtgtgttggtgaacaatGTTGGAATGAGCTATGAATATCCTGAATATTTTACTGAAATCACCGACTGTAAAAAGTGAGTTGCACATAGTTATTCAAGGACTCTGATGTTTACAAGTTTGATACATTAATCTTTGGTACATATCTCGGTATACCATTGATCACTTAGTGCATTGATGAATGTCTTACTTGATTTGATTAAAGGATTAAAGATTACATATATCTCTCGGTACATTCACTTATACTCCTTTTGTACATACAAATATCTCTTTAAAAATTTCAGAATTGATATACACTTGAGGTTAATTATATTTACACACAAGAAGATTGACTGACAAAACTATGGTGGCCCATTTCTCAGGCGGATGGCTGACAGTAAAactaatgaaaaggaaagaaaacaaaatgaaattggCTGGTTCTGAGTGAGAGTAGAAACttacttttgtatatattttgagGGTTTTCTAAATAGTATCTTGAGGATGTTATGAGTAGTGTTTGTCATACACCCTGTGAAATCTGAGAGTGGCAGGTAGTGTTGACAGGATTTCAGCTCTTGTGTTTATCAAACAAAACTGTCCTCTGTCTTGTCTTTCAAACATTGCTATTTTCTTATTTATGTTGTACTTTTTTAATCACAGAGGCTCTAGTCATAGACAGGTGTCCTCATCGTGATCAGACATGAGTGGAAAAAATGAAGGGAGAGGTAAAAGAGAATGGAAAATAGTATGAAAATTTTTGAAGAATAAAACGAGATGGGGAAATGCATGAAGATCaaaggtgaaagaaaaatgatgataggCTTACAGAGTACCTAATGAAAAAATATTGGGTGAAGCAAAGTAATTTAGTGTTTCCCCATAATCATGCCCAGTatttacttttttcctttcatttcagtTCTCTTTGAGATGACTCTTTTTCCCATGTGCCTTTTGATTATGAAAGCAAGGAGCATCTGCTTTTCTATGGTAACTGAATCAATGTGAAGAATTAGTCAGAAAATGTTTCTGGCTTTGCTGTTAGGCCTTTGACGTGAAAAGATATTGAAATGATCAGCAACAGTAATGTATGGAGAAAAGTCTGTAAGTGCCACTTTGGTGTGATTGCAGTAAAGGGTTTACTCATCATTAGTCAGATATACAAAGTTTGTCACTTTTCTTGTTAAGGCCTCTTACTGTAAAGGGTGCCAAATCTTCACTGTATACACTACATAAAGAGAACTTAGCTTCAGTTGTGCTGTAGGTATATTCATTTGCTACATTGGTGAGAAATCCATGTACTTTTTGAGAAAGAGACACTTCATCAGATAGATAAATTTTGTTAACTAATTATTTCACTTTTACAAGGATGGTTGATGAGATCATCAACTGTAACATTAGGTCATTGACTGAGATGACTCGCATAGTCCTACCTGGTATGGCTGAAAGGAAACGAGGTGTCATAATCAACCTGTCATCTCTATCCTCCACCATTCCAGCCCCTCTCCTAGCTGTTTATGGAGCCTCTAAGGTTTGTGTTATAAGTTTTTAACATGGAATTGTGTTCATGAAAATGATCAAGGTTTGTAAATGTTTTGCATGCATGAAGTTTATAAGCTCTTCCACTCGCTTCATTCCCTATCCTAATTTCATTTCCTTTTAAACAACTTCCTTCAACATTTTACACAGTTAGCCATCCTCCTCCAGTACATGCCTATGGCTAGCTAGCTTATACTGGTATGGGTTGTTTTATTCCTTCCAAAGCCAAAATGCACTTGCATACTCATTTTTTTAGATGTGTAAAGCCTGTGGCAGGAATCCACTTCTTATAAATCTGCTTGAAATTGGAGATATTAGTTTTTCTCTTAAAGAAAGAGGTGCCTGGCAAAACATGTTGCACTAATGTAAGAGGACACTGCTGTAGGACATGGAAGAAACTGGGATAGATTTATTTCTTTTACAAAACTGCAGCTGGCTTTGGTCCCGTTCCAGTCTTCAATGGGATGTTACCTCAAAACCCCAATTTGAAACTAAGCAACCCCTATAATGCCAGCCTTTAGAAACCCTTTTGTCTTGTGGCTttggcactttttttttccagaattccTCTCATCATGACTGAATCAGTCTTGGTGACCACCTCATTACAAAGATAACTGAATATTCTTTTCTCTTCAGTAGTTATTCCATTTATACATAGGAGTGGTCTTACATCCAGGGAACTCTAGCTCCAATTTCTCAATAGAGTTGAGTTTGAAGCAGCTTGTTTTATCAAATACTTATGTGACTTTAAAGTCTGATCATATTTTATCGTGTCGTggtcctttttttccctctttatgTCATAATTATTAAAGTAGAGTCTCACTACTTGCAGTGCTTGGAACCAAGACAATTGTAATGTAACATTTGTAAAACAGCAAAAATAGTCCCTAGTCCTCCCCACCAGCTTCCACAAATTTATGTAAATTTCTGTCATTATAAGTAACCTCTGTTATTGATAGTGTTTTGAATTTTTGAATCTTTTACCTCTTCAAAACCATAATTCATAATTTCCTTTTGTAGCTTTTAAGAGAATTACACTCTTGGAATTataagaggggcaattatgaagtctgttggggatgagagagcttgggaagtgagtcagttgttgttcgctgatgatacagcactggtggctgattcatgtgagaaactgcagaagctggtgactgagtttggtaaagtgtgtggaagaagaaagttaagagtaaatgtgaattagagcaaggttattaggtacagtagggttgagggtcaagtcaattgggaggtgagtttgaatggagaaaaactggaggaagtgaagtgttttagatatctgggagtggatctggcagcggatggaaccatggaagcggaagtggatcatagggtgggggagggggcgaaaattctgggggccttgaagaatgtgtggaagtcgagaacattatctcggaaagcaaaaatgggtatgtttgaaggaatagtggttccaacaatgttgtatggttgtgaggcatgggctatggatagagttgtgcgcaggaggatggatgtgctggaaatgagatgtttgaggacaatgtgtggtgtgaggtggtttgatcgagtgagtaacgtaagggtaagagagatgtgtggaaataaaaagagcgtggttgagagagcagaagagggtgttttgaagtggtttgggcacatggagagaatgagtgaggaaagattgaccaagaggatatatgtgtcggaggtggagggaacgaggagaagagggagaccaaattggaggtggaaagatggagtgaaaaagattttgtgtgattggggcctgaacatgcaggagggtgaaaggagggcaaggaatagagtgaattggagcgatgtggtataccggggttgacgtgctatcagtggattgaatcaaggcatgtgaagcgtctggggtaaaccatggaaagctgtgtaggtatgtatatttgcgtgtgtggacgtgtgtttatacatgtgtatggggggggttgggccatttctttcgtctgtttccttgcgctacctcgcaaacgcgggagacagcgacaaagtataataaaaaaataaaaaaatcatcttcAACACACCTTACTCAATGCCTAACTTCTTTCCTGATTTCCCTTTTCCAGATTTGTCCTCTATTTCAAACCTTTGCTGTACTGATAGCCTTATTTTGTGTTTCtctttacaaaatgcagtatcgGTTTGGGGTGAATTCCAAGGTGTCATAAATGAAAGATAATCAGTTGTAGGTGTCCACCTATGACACCAGAACAAAGTCATCTGCCTGGCTTCTGGCTTAAGTTTGAAGGCGACATtcttgtggacagggagctgtgccTCTGGTGCattgcaaatgacagctagagaatggatatgagcaaaggcggcctttctttgttcttggTGCTTCCTTGATGATGCAGTAAGCATCAGTCAAGTATAAAAAAATTCTCGGTAATTAAATGGGTCTTTTAATCTTAAATTAGGTATACCATACAATTCATAGGAGGTCACTTTGTTATGTAAGTACTGTGCTGCCATTTGTAACTTTGAGTTGAACCTTTGTCTAGCTTGTTTCTTTTCCTGTATTTCAAAGCTTTGCAACTTTATTTTCTTATGTTTCCAAACAACCTTGAACATACCCCTTTTTTGAAGGACAGCTGCTTTTCAAAAATCccgattcaattttttttcttttctttgcatcAGTTTTTCATTCAGAGCTAGGTCTTGGTGAAGATCTTTACGTGATTGGAGCATTTCCTTAATTAGTAGAAAAAACAATCCTGTATGTAACTGTAGGCTGGGTAACAGACATTAGGTTAGTAGGTATTCATCCATACTTACTCGTTTATTGCAGTCTTTTGGCTCTCCTTAAGCCATGCTTATTCCTTTCCTTGTTTTTAAATTTATTAGATAGTTCTCTCAATCAGTACTTTGTGGGTATGTCCTTTTAAGTAAACATCAGTCTTTTGGCCAATGTAAATTCAAATCCAGATCTCGGTACCTATCTGAAATTGTGATTTCATTATTTGACATGGTCTTATATCTCCCTCTTTATTATTACATATCTCCATGCATTTTTCTACTAATGTAACATTTCTTTGTGCAAAGCTAGCTTTTAAAGTTAGGATGCCACTGTTTTCATCTcagaataacattaaaaaaagtgTCTTGTTTAATGTATCCTGATTCTTAATTTTTCTCCCATAGGCATATGTGGAAAGCCTGAGTGAGAGTTTGAGTGTTGAGTACAGTAGTAAGGGCATTACAGTGCAGTGTGTTATGCCGGGCTATGTTGTTTCCAACATGTCAAAGATAAGGCGACCTACCCTCATGGCTCCTACACCCACTGCGTATGTGAAATCCACCCTGAAAACTCTTGGTATTGAGAAGAGAACTGCAGGTTATTACATGCATAAACTGCAGGTATGTTACTTGTCGTATAGTTTTATGTATCTAATTCAAAGGTACTTAAAATGTTTTCCTGGTTTAGGTTCACAGCATCCTGTTCAAAAGAGGCCTAGGAATGTAAAGTGACTGCTTTACAATGTTATTACATGCACAGTTTTATGTGCCTAATTCAAATGTATGTATTGTAATGTTTTGTTGGTTTGAGTTCTAAAAATGTCCAGGTATGTGTCATGGTAACTTAATCTGGCTGGATGTAGTTGATGGGGCATCTTGTACACAGAGCTGCTCTCTGCTTCAAAAATAGAGCAGTTCTCTGTTTCAGAATTTCCTTTGTCACTCAGTACAGAGTACTGGAGACTACCTCTCATTATACCATGTAAGTAAGGTAAAAACCTGATTACATTACATTATTGCAAATTTGGAAGATGGTTTACAGTGTGACAAGTTTTCCCATCTCACTTCTTTGGTTTTGCTATACTGTGTTAATTGTGGCTCTTTGAAAGACTTTGTTTCTTTTCAAGGTGAATTGAAAAAGACAGCCTTTACCCAAGGTAATCTGTATCCCTCCCATTTCATCACCCTATTCACCTTAACTTTGATGCATCAATATATTTTTCATCACAAGTTTTCCGGGATGCATGCAGTATTCACATAGTAAGATAGAAAAATAGTATTCATGTGCTTTTTACCCATTTAGCATATATTATTGCCTAATTAGAATTCTCATTTGGCAGTTGTATATTGATCTTCCATGTCCATTTAGGACAAGTCTGTAAAATTAATATCTAAGTAAAGGGAAATGCATGCACCTGATCCTCCCCATGTAGATGGGGTAAAAGGTCAAGATATAAAGAAATTTGGTGCCTGTACAAGATACACTCCCAAGTTCCTCCTCTCATTGGTCTAATAAAGGGAGATTTACTTCTGGCTCATCACCTAATGAATCCCATGCTGGAGAAATAGAAATTGTCCATTTTCTCATTGATGGTTTTGGATGGTCACATTCATTGTTAAGCCACTTGTATCTCACATTCACGTATTCACAATAGCCTGCAGACATTATACTGGTGACTTAGTACTTTTCTTGGTGTTCCTTAGATTGTTAATGATTTGGAAAAATGTTTTCATGGCTTGAATTAAAGTTTTGTATTGTGATATACTGCTTTAAATGGAAAATTATGACAGGTAGGCATTTATGCCTCATATGTTTAttgtttatcattttatatatccatattatttattttgttcaGATTTATGTCGTTGAATTTACCAAGATGCACTTTCCTGGATGGATCCTCTCTACCATTGTGTTCAACCAGCTGAAGTTATTCCGATCCAAGGCcctaaagaagaagaaggaaaaggatatTAAAGCACAGTAAAGGGATTAAGTTTTACTACCTGGAAGTTTGTCTTGGCAAAAAAAACCTTGGGAGAGTAATACTACACATCACTACCCCTTTCATTTATAAACAGTATTTGGTGAAATAAAAAGATCAAACTGTTGTTGGTAATTATTTACCAGAGTGTACTCTTATTGGTAGTAAATTTTTCTTGCATTGAAGTAACCAGTCAGCTAGCCACTTCCATGAGAGATATGAATACAAAAGATTTAATCAGATTTAAATGATTCCATAGTTAGTGAGGCTGGCTTTGTCATTGTAAAACACATCTGTTTGATAGTCTGTTGATAAACTTGCATAAGTTTTTGAGTAAAATTAGCATGAATTGGCCCCTTTATAGTAGCATTCCTAATATCCATTTTACATTATGTGCAGGATATTCTGTTATCATGTAGAAATCTCTCCATGTTTTTCTTATTACAAACTAGACCACTATTTCCTGAAAGTGACAAATAACATTAACCCTTAAACACAGATGTATTTTGAGCAACTTGCCATTATTTTGACTGTGTATAGGTGCATGCTACAGACACTACTGCTCTGGGAGTCATTAGGAAATGTAAATGTGTAATTAGTTAACATAAATATTGATGTGTCATATAGTGAATGTGGGTCATGAGGCTCGCCCTCCTCCTTAACTCATCCGGGGTAATTACGATGTCTTTTTCGGTATCTTTTTGTCATACAAGCTTTTTCAGTCCAGTTGTTTCTACATCTTTTATTTTTACATGTATTTGATGTCATCAGTGAACTATGTTTTAGGCTTGCCCACCTCATGATCTCTCACCAGGGATGTGATGCCTCAACTTCAGAATCATTTTATCGCCTCAAATACAGTAATCCCAACAGTGTGTATGGTTTTGAGTCTTGGGCCTTGGATGCAAAAGAGAGGAGGATGGACATGTTTGATAAGGATTGAAAGGCAGGTTAATTGTGTAAGGAATGGCTGTTAtacaggtgtggtagtgagtgcaTAATGATTGATAGAGCTGACCcagatgtgttaaaatgg
This window of the Panulirus ornatus isolate Po-2019 chromosome 10, ASM3632096v1, whole genome shotgun sequence genome carries:
- the spidey gene encoding very-long-chain 3-oxoacyl-CoA reductase: MWELIGQLTVVAVVARLGWSLLKGIFGSFLGAALGLTLDLKKAGEWAVITGATDGIGKAYAFELARRGLKVVLVSRNPFKLQNVAAEINSKYGIETKIIDVDFTKVDIYDRLQTELGKVDVGVLVNNVGMSYEYPEYFTEITDCKKMVDEIINCNIRSLTEMTRIVLPGMAERKRGVIINLSSLSSTIPAPLLAVYGASKAYVESLSESLSVEYSSKGITVQCVMPGYVVSNMSKIRRPTLMAPTPTAYVKSTLKTLGIEKRTAGYYMHKLQIYVVEFTKMHFPGWILSTIVFNQLKLFRSKALKKKKEKDIKAQ